In the genome of Ancylomarina subtilis, one region contains:
- a CDS encoding PorP/SprF family type IX secretion system membrane protein yields MNKLILSIIFFVFGISLIGRAQDIRFSQFYANKLYLNPALAGSSDHANLSLNYRNQWPNLDYPYVSYSVSYDNFFSGLNGGLGFLVMQDDQGDGAITTTSFSGAYSFFLRINNELVFRPAIQASVIQKKLNFKDLRFPDQISPIYGDVFPHNTSGDPSNRSWNGMDFSVGIMAYYKNYYFGAAASHVNQPNLSFDDFEDDQLNAKYTFHAGAEFALSGQTRGNGLVLSPALLFQKQGEFTQMNYGMYVSKSSLVFGFWFNQNFQLNYDAVILMAGIVTDRFKLAYSFDYTITKLVQTNTGAHELSFSFPLAFEKRKRRRRPNRVRYPQF; encoded by the coding sequence ATGAATAAGCTTATACTTTCTATTATCTTCTTTGTTTTTGGAATAAGCTTAATAGGTCGTGCTCAGGATATTCGCTTCTCTCAGTTCTATGCAAATAAATTATATCTGAATCCTGCCTTGGCTGGTTCTTCAGATCATGCTAATTTGAGTTTAAATTATCGAAATCAGTGGCCCAATCTGGATTATCCATATGTCTCTTATAGTGTTTCATATGATAATTTTTTCTCAGGGTTGAATGGTGGTTTAGGTTTTTTAGTGATGCAAGATGACCAAGGGGATGGTGCCATTACAACAACATCATTTTCGGGGGCTTATTCATTCTTTTTGAGGATCAATAATGAGTTGGTTTTTCGACCAGCCATTCAAGCATCTGTGATACAGAAAAAGTTAAATTTTAAAGATTTAAGATTTCCCGACCAGATTTCACCTATTTACGGGGATGTTTTTCCACATAACACATCGGGTGATCCCAGTAACAGAAGCTGGAATGGGATGGACTTTTCTGTGGGTATAATGGCCTATTATAAGAACTATTATTTCGGAGCCGCAGCTAGTCATGTGAATCAGCCTAACCTTAGTTTTGATGATTTTGAGGATGATCAGTTGAATGCCAAATACACCTTTCATGCAGGAGCTGAATTTGCTTTATCAGGACAAACGCGTGGAAATGGCTTGGTTTTATCACCCGCCCTGTTGTTTCAGAAACAAGGTGAGTTTACCCAGATGAACTATGGGATGTATGTGAGTAAGAGTTCCTTGGTTTTTGGATTCTGGTTTAATCAAAATTTTCAGCTGAATTACGATGCTGTTATTCTGATGGCAGGTATTGTTACGGATCGATTTAAACTCGCTTATAGCTTTGATTATACAATAACTAAATTGGTGCAAACAAATACAGGAGCCCATGAGTTATCATTCTCATTTCCTCTTGCTTTTGAAAAGAGAAAAAGAAGGCGTAGACCCAATCGGGTTAGATATCCTCAATTCTAA
- the yaaA gene encoding peroxide stress protein YaaA — protein MLILISPAKSLDFETKSTSQNFTEAAFLKESQALIKLLRRLSTDEIADFMGISPKLAQLNFERFLNWQLPFDMENAKQAILAFKGDVYTGLDAESLSETELQTAQKDLRILSGLYGVLKPLDLIQAYRLEMGKKLQTSKGINLYEFWGDKITNEINKTLSEKGDQYLINLASNEYFKSVDKKKLKAEIITPIFKDLKNGQYKVISFFAKKARGLMTRFIIQNQITDPEHLKAFDSEGYIFNPNLSKNNELVFTREQ, from the coding sequence ATGTTAATCCTTATATCGCCAGCAAAATCTCTGGACTTTGAGACCAAGAGCACAAGTCAAAACTTTACAGAAGCTGCATTTCTTAAAGAATCTCAAGCCTTAATTAAACTTCTTAGAAGACTTTCTACAGATGAAATTGCTGATTTTATGGGTATCAGTCCAAAATTGGCTCAGTTAAACTTCGAACGTTTTTTGAATTGGCAATTGCCATTTGATATGGAAAATGCGAAACAGGCTATTCTCGCTTTTAAGGGCGATGTATACACAGGCCTTGATGCTGAGAGTTTAAGCGAAACTGAACTGCAAACAGCTCAAAAGGATTTAAGAATCCTATCCGGACTTTATGGTGTCTTAAAACCACTTGATTTGATACAAGCCTATCGTCTTGAAATGGGCAAAAAACTTCAAACAAGTAAAGGGATTAATTTATATGAGTTTTGGGGTGATAAAATCACCAATGAAATCAACAAAACACTGAGTGAAAAAGGAGATCAGTACCTGATAAATTTAGCTTCAAACGAATATTTTAAATCCGTTGACAAGAAAAAGCTTAAGGCCGAAATTATAACCCCCATCTTTAAAGACCTAAAAAACGGGCAATACAAGGTCATTAGCTTCTTTGCCAAAAAGGCACGTGGCCTGATGACTCGTTTTATAATTCAAAATCAGATTACCGATCCCGAACACCTGAAAGCATTCGATTCCGAAGGTTATATTTTTAATCCGAATCTTTCGAAAAATAATGAATTAGTCTTCACAAGAGAACAATAA